One window from the genome of Rhinolophus ferrumequinum isolate MPI-CBG mRhiFer1 chromosome 10, mRhiFer1_v1.p, whole genome shotgun sequence encodes:
- the ATXN7L3B gene encoding ataxin-7-like protein 3B has translation MEEISLANLDTNKLEAIAQEIYVDLIEDSCLGFCFEVHRAVKCGYFYLEFADTGSVKDFGIQPVEDKGARRLPLCSLPGESGNGPEQQLQRSPPEFQ, from the coding sequence ATGGAGGAAATTTCGTTGGCTAACCTGGATACTAACAAGCTAGAGGCCATCGCTCAGGAGATATACGTAGACCTAATAGAGGATTCTTGTTTGGGCTTCTGCTTTGAGGTGCACCGGGCAGTCAAGTGTGGCTACTTCTACCTGGAGTTCGCAGACACTGGTAGTGTGAAGGATTTTGGCATTCAGCCAGTGGAAGATAAAGGAGCGCGCCGCCTTCCGCTTTGCTCCCTTCCTGGAGAATCCGGGAATGGGCCTGAACAGCAGCTGCAACGCTCACCTCCGGAATTCCAGTAG